A genomic region of Cotesia glomerata isolate CgM1 linkage group LG9, MPM_Cglom_v2.3, whole genome shotgun sequence contains the following coding sequences:
- the LOC123271552 gene encoding cytochrome b-c1 complex subunit 6, mitochondrial, translating into MSFLQNFMARFVPVVKASDEDAELVDPQKVLREKCQEQPKCVKFHERLSTCNDRVNSRTKTEETCLEEIIDYVSCVDHCVSHDLFSKLK; encoded by the exons ATGTCATTCCTGCAGAATTTTATGGCCCGCTTCGTGCCGGTGGTTAAGGCCTCAGACGAGGATGCCGAATTGGTCGACCCGCAAAAAGTATTACGA GAAAAATGCCAAGAGCAGCCGAAGTGCGTTAAATTTCACGAAAGACTATCAACATGCAATGATCGAGTAAACTCTCGTACCAAGACCGAGGAGACTTGTCTCGAAGAGATAATCGACTACGTCAGCTGTGTTGATCACTGTGTATCTCACGATCTCTTCAGTAAGCTTAAAtaa
- the LOC123271546 gene encoding rabankyrin-5, with protein MDETNDSVKWQQHLSLLRNQYVHLHTANSELQQKYAIATASRQGSGFIERLLATIASLYAQKQYSDLTIKLVNNELPAHKFVLSARSDFWSESSLANISVLDWSYLDGDAGSILLKWIYTSTVEKENLTLELMKAASNFQLKELVEQCETYLIGTVSLRDCVALYTAAEELGAEKLRDYCSSLISTHWDDLTGDDFKEMPGPLLYELLKTKSEFPLHSAVRLEREDVVFLYLVEHNAELPTVVNAVDHKGRRALEVALKSRQPSLARTLVEHQADLSAKDSDGLTLLQSSIFKGDSYSAEFLIEQLENSGSCQRLCDPLKLSPSCSDSLKPYEGCTVLHLVSRHKAPDMLLISSKLLQAGINQNLQDSRGWTSLHWSIYSNHEPLFELLLDSKNIDLDLTSSEGHSALSFALRAEPCLKTFAEKLLSRGAKPNLTYSPSKNTLLHLLAQEGKEEAALFLLKHSKDINLAKKTNIDGLTVLHEACKAGLADLAKLLLEKDESGFSTIAITNSNQVPLHLAVINLHFPVVQTLLQFSKNPKDQLECKDQEGETPLSLAIKAPLKRGREIVEALISAGANINEKNDKGLTLLHQAILKEDSATAIFLLENGADMNAKTLEGETPLQLSVHCRLGEVVEALCRRGVNTSVGCPLWDALDSDQEDTASILVTHGADTDCWSPGPDGCLQTLLHRAIDDNKEEIAQFLIRSGCDLNATRKLGPNGEGGDEARDNCTPLHLCCQWGLEQVVQTLVEHGANVNARDAEGKTPIHIAIQNQHAEIIALLLCHPNLDLSLRDKKGLSPFATALTVRNNKAAQAILEKLPSAAEQFDNKGRNFLHMAIQKGDMESILFLLSIQVDVNSRVQDVTQTPPLHLAVGSGNEMLVRSLILAGARINDTDAHRNTALHAAAKAGHAAVVSALLQNGINFDAVNTDGDNALHVAVREGHVSVVRTLLTECTLDAETVNLKGRNPLHELARCGRDNAATICELFLECMAQYPINNADADGNTPLLIAYMKGNGNLCRTLVKAGACLGSMNKDGVTIFNYQVATKQLLYRLLDSLTQEAPWADKDICLECGTKFSLTMRKHHCRHCGRILCSKCSGQDVPILKFGLNKPVRVCGVCFDVLQIGAE; from the exons ATGG atgaaaCAAATGATTCGGTTAAATGGCAGCAACACTTGTCGTTGCTCAGGAATCAGTATGTTCATCTTCATACTGCTAATTCTGAGTTGCAGCAAAAATATGCGATTGCAACTGCTTCGAGACAGGGGTCTGGATTTATTGAGAGGTTGTTGGCGACTATTGCTTCACTTTACGCTCAGAAACAGTACAG TGATTTGACTATTAAATTAGTCAACAATGAACTGCCAGCGCATAAATTTGTCCTGAGTGCAAGGAGTGATTTTTGGAGCGAAAGTTCTCTAGCAAATATTTCAGTACTAG ATTGGAGTTATTTAGACGGAGACGCAGGttcaattcttttaaaatgGATCTACACTAGTACAGTAGAAAAAGAGAACCTGACACTAGAGCTGATGAAAGCAGCCTCTAATTTCCAATTAAAAGAATTAGTAGAGCAATGTGAAACATATTTAATAGGAACAGTGAGTCTCCGCGATTGCGTAGCTCTTTATACTGCCGCGGAGGAGCTGGGCGCTGAAAAATTGCGAGACTACTGCAGTTCACTAATCTCAACGCACtgg gaTGACTTGACCGGAGATGACTTCAAAGAAATGCCGGGTCCTCTTTTGTACGAGCTGCTGAAAACAAAAAGCGAGTTTCCTCTTCACTCAGCGGTGAGACTCGAGCGGGAGGATGTTGTCTTCTTGTATTTAGTTGAACACAATGCAgag CTGCCAACAGTAGTAAACGCAGTGGACCATAAAGGGCGTCGTGCCTTGGAAGTGGCTCTAAAATCCCGCCAACCATCTCTCGCCCGCACACTAGTCGAACACCAAGCGGACCTGAGCGCGAAAGATTCCGACGGTTTGACCCTGCTGCAATCCTCAATCTTCAAAGGCGACTCCTACTCCGCAGAATTTCTAATCGAGCAGCTCGAAAACAGCGGATCTTGCCAGCGCCTTTGCGACCCCCTAAAACTCTCCCCATCCTGCTCCGACTCCCTAAAACCCTACGAAGGATGCACAGTTCTCCACCTAGTCTCCCGCCACAAGGCCCCCGACATGCTCTTAATCTCCAGCAAACTTCTCCAAGCCGGAATCAACCAGAACCTCCAAGACTCCCGAGGCTGGACCTCCTTACACTGGAGCATCTATTCCAACCACGAACCTTTATTCGAGCTCCTCTTGGACTCCAAGAACATAGACCTCGACTTAACAAGCTCAGAAGGCCACTCAGCGTTATCCTTCGCCCTCAGAGCCGAGCCTTGTTTAAAAACCTTCGCAGAGAAGCTTTTATCCCGCGGCGCGAAGCCTAATTTAACTTATAGCCCCTCTAAAAACACTCTTTTGCACCTTCTAGCCCAAGAAGGCAAAGAAGAAGCGGCTCTATTCCTCCTAAAGCACTCTAAAGATATCAACCTTGCTAAAAAAACTAACATTGATGGTCTTACAGTTCTCCACGAAGCTTGCAAAGCAGGATTAGCTGACTTAGCAAAGCTTTTACTTGAAAAAGACGAATCTGGCTTCTCCACAATTGCAATCACTAATTCCAATCAAGTTCCTTTACACTTAGCAGTAATTAATCTCCATTTTCCAGTCGTTCAAACTTTGcttcaattttctaaaaaccCAAAAGACCAGCTAGAGTGCAAAGACCAAGAAGGAGAGACTCCTCTTAGCTTGGCAATAAAAGCTCCTTTAAAACGCGGCCGAGAAATAGTCGAAGCTTTGATTTCCGCTGGAGCGAATATCAacgaaaaaaatgacaaagGCTTAACTTTGCTCCATCAAGCTATTTTAAAGGAAGATTCAGCTACTGCGATTTTCTTGCTAGAAAACGGCGCGGATATGAATGCTAAGACTCTAGAGGGAGAGACTCCACTTCAATTGAGTGTACATTGCCGTTTAGGAGAAGTTGTTGAAGCTCTGTGCCGTAGAGGAGTCAATACTTCCGTAGGATGTCCCTTGTGGGATGCTTTGGACAGTGATCAAGAGGACACTGCTTCTATATTAGTGACTCATGGAGCTGATACTGATTGCTGGAGCCCGGGGCCTGATGGGTGTCTTCAGACTCTGCTGCATCGCGCTATTGATGACAATAAGGAAGAAATCGCgcagtttttaattagaagCGGGTGTGATTTAAATGCGACCAGAAAATTGGGGCCCAATGGAGAGGGCGGGGATGAAGCTAGGGATAATTGTACCCCGCTGCATCTTTGCTGTCAATGGGGATTAGAACAAGTGGTGCAGACTCTGGTGGAGCATGGAGCTAATGTCAATGCGAGGGACGCTGAAGGAAAGACTCCGATTCATATTGCGATTCAGAATCAACATGCGGAGATAATTGCATTGTTGTTGTGTCATCCGAATTTGGATCTTTCTTTGAGGGACAAAAAGGGACTGAGTCCTTTTGCTACTGCGCTGACTGTGAGGAATAATAAAGCTGCTCAGGCGATCTTGGAGAAGTTACCGAGCGCTGCGGAGCAGTTTGATAATAAAGGGAGGAATTTTTTGCACATGGCTATTCAAAAAGGGGACATGGAGAGTATCTTGTTTTTATTATCGATACAGGTGGATGTTAATTCGAGGGTCCAGGATGTAACTCAGACTCCGCCGTTGCATCTAGCGGTGGGTTCGGGGAATGAAATGTTGGTGAGGAGTTTGATATTAGCTGGGGCGAGGATTAATGATACGGATGCTCATAGGAATACGGCTTTGCATGCTGCTGCTAAGGCGGGACATGCGGCGGTAGTGTCGGCGCTGTTGCAGAATGGGATTAATTTTGACGCGGTTAATACTGATGGGGACAATGCGCTGCATGTCGCGGTTCGCGAGGGACATGTAAGTGTTGTTAGGACTCTGTTGACGGAGTGTACGCTTGATGCGGAGACGGTCAATCTTAAGGGGAGGAATCCGCTGCATGAACTTGCGAGGTGTGGGAGAGATAATGCGGCGACTATTTGCGAACTTTTTTTGGAGTGCATGGCGCAGTATCCGATTAATAATGCAg ATGCTGATGGTAATACTCCACTACTGATAGCTTACATGAAAGGGAACGGAAATCTCTGCAGAACTCTCGTCAAAGCTGGCGCGTGTCTCGGTTCAATGAACAAAGACGGTGTCacgatatttaattatcaagtgGCTACTAAACAATTGCTCTATCGATTACTCGATTCATTGACTCAAGAAGCTCCTTGGGCGGATAAAGATATCTGTTTAGAGTGCGGGACTAAGTTTTCTTTGACTATGAGGAAACATCATTG ccGTCATTGTGGGAGGATATTATGCAGTAAATGTTCTGGTCAAGATGTGCCAATATTAAAGTTTGGACTAAACAAACCCGTCCGAGTCTGTGGAGTCTGCTTTGACGTTTTACAAATAGGtgcagaataa
- the LOC123271551 gene encoding uncharacterized protein LOC123271551, whose protein sequence is MKFNERRQLWIIVITALSSTPSEGSEEGISCYKCTVAPLRGSPEASSQICSQFKENRHFQVYCPKSTMCMKRTIYHRLVNGSIINTSVERDCASQLDIFQAYDYKDRQWRQQEEIVQTAYPEDCFIGEDRGSPGGPPEYCFCRYNLCNNSKSNRGTFTLPVIVLFLMILR, encoded by the exons ATGAAATTTAACGAGCGAAGGCAATTATGGATTATTGTAATAACTGCtt TAAGTTCTACACCATCAGAGGGGTCAGAAGAAGGTATTTCTTGTTACAAGTGCACCGTAGCCCCCCTGAGAGGCTCGCCGGAGGCGTCTAGTCAAATCTGCAgtcaatttaaagaaaatagaCACTTTCAAGTTTACTGCCCAAAGTCCACCATGTGTATGAAACGTACCATTTATCACAGACTAGTCAACGGAT CGATAATCAACACGAGTGTAGAGCGAGATTGCGCTTCTCAGCTTGATATTTTTCAAGCTTACGACTATAAAGATAGACAGTGGAGGCAGCAGGAGGAGATAGTTCAGACCGCGTATCCGGAGGATTGTTTTATAGGCGAAGATCGCGGTTCGCCTGGTGGACCTCCTGAATATTGTTTTTGTAGGTATAATTTGTGTAATAACAGTAAAAGTAATCGAGGGACTTTCACACTTCctgttattgttttatttttaatgatacttcgttaa